In Banduia mediterranea, the genomic stretch GCCGAGACGATCGCCGTGCACATACCAATGCCTGCGGACGGACCGTCCTTGGGTGTCGCTCCTTCCGGCACATGAACGTGGATGTCCTTCTTCTGGTGAAATTCCGCGTCAATTCCGAGTTCCGCCGCCCGCGAACGAACCACGGTCAGCGCCGCCTGAATCGACTCCTGCATCACGTTGCCAAGACTGCCGGTCTGTGTGAGCTTGCCCTTGCCTGAGGCCAGCGCGGCTTCGATCGTGAGCAATTCGCCACCGACCTCCGTCCAGGCCAGCCCGGTGACCTGGCCGATCTGATTCTTCTCGTCGGCACGACCGAAGCGAAATTTCTGAACACCGAGATATCGATCGAGATTCTGCTCGTTCACCGTCAACTGTTCGATCGTCGGATCCATCAGGATTTCCTTGACGACCTTGCGTGCGACCTTGCTGATCTCGCGTTCCAGATTGCGGACACCAGCCTCGCGCGTGTAGTGCTGCACCATCGAACGTATGGCGTCTTCGGTGATTTCGAGTTCGCCGCCCTTCAGCCCATTGTTCTTGATCTGCTTGGGCACCAGATACTTCGTCGCGATGTTGATCTTCTCGTCCTCGGTATAGCCGGGGATTCGAATGACTTCCATGCGATCAAGCAAGGGACCGGGGATATTGAGCGTATTGGCCGTGGCGATGAACATGACATCCGAAAGATCGTAGTCGACCTCCAGATAGTGATCGTTGAAAGTGTTGTTCTGCTCGGGGTCCAGCACTTCCAACAAGGCCGACGAAGGGTCGCCGCGGAAGTCCATGGCCATCTTGTCGATTTCATCAAGCAGGAACAGCGGGTTGCGCACACCCACCTTCGACATCGACTGTACGATCTTGCCGGGCAGCGATCCGATGTAGGTCCGACGATGTCCGCGAATTTCAGCCTCGTCGCGGACGCCGCCGAGACTCATGCGCACGAACTTGCGGTTGACCGCTTCGGCAATCGAACGCCCCAGCGAAGTCTTGCCGACGCCAGGCGGGCCGACCAGGCACAGGATCGGTCCCTTGAGCTTACGAACGCGGCTGGTCACCGCGAGATATTCGACGATGCGCTCCTTGACCTTCTCCAGACCGTAGTGGTCCCGGTCGAGGATCTCCTGGGCGTGGCCGAGGTCGATGCGAGCCTTGGTGCGTGACTTCCATGGCACCTGGGTCAGCCAGTCCAGGTAGTTGCGCACCACCGTGGCCTCGGCGGACATCGGCGACATCATCTTGAGCTTGTTGAACTCCGCGGTCGCCTTGCTCTTGACGAGCTTGGGCATGCCGGCCTTTTCGATCTTCTTGCCAAGCTCCTCGATTTCGTTCGGCGCATCTTCGAGGTCGCCGAGTTCCTTCTGAATCGCCTTCATCTGCTCGTTCAGGTAGTACTCGCGCTGCGACTTCTCCATCTGCTGCTTGACCCGGCCGCGGATCTTCTTCTCGATCTGAAGAATGTCGATTTCGCCTTCGAGCTGCCCCATGACGTGTTCGAGCCGCGCACTGGGGGCGTCGATCTCAAGCACCTTCTGCTTGTCTTCAAGCTTGAGGTTCAGATGCGCGGCGATGGTGTCCGCGAGCCGGCCCGGCTGGTCCATGCTCGCCAGCGATGGCAGCAGCTCGGCAGGCACCTTCTTGTTGAGCTTCACGTACTGTTCGAACTGCGCCATCGTCGAACGCATCAGCGCGTCGACCTCACGGGTCTCGGAACTGGCCTCGTCGTCCTCGACCAGATCGAGTTGCGCGGTCATGAATTCGCCTCCGGACTGCATGGCCTGAATACGCGCTCGGCGCACGCCCTCGACCAGCACCTTGACGGTGCCATCCGGCAGCTTCAACAGTTGAAGGATCGTCGCCAGCGTGCCGATATCGTAGATGTCCTTTTCACCGGGATCATCGGTATCGGCCGTGCGCTGCGCGACCAACAGGATGCGCTTGTCGTCCTGCATCGCGGCTGTCAGCGCCTTGATTGATTTTTCGCGCCCCACGAACAAGGGAATCGCCATGTGCGGATAGACGACAACATCACGTAGCGGGAGAACGGGAGCCAGCTGGTCGTTATTTTCCACGTTGTCTTCCTCCGGACGACATTTGGCCGCCGATGCGAAATGGGGGGACCGCCACTGCGGTACCAGATGGCAAGGAGTATGCCGGAACCCTGTTCTTGGGGGCCCCGGATGTCCGATTCAAGTCGAACCCTGCACCGCGGCGATCCGTGCGTTTGTTGATACCGATACGATTGTGGAATGGCGGCTCCGCCAGGAACGAAATAGGCCGCATCAAGTGCGGCCTATCTGCGTGCATCTGCGCAGCTCCGCCTCAGGCGCTGGTCTTGACGTCGCGCCTCGTCGACTCGGCGTTTTCGTAGACGATATAGGGCTTGGACTCGCCCTTGACCACGGCTTCGTCCACGACCACCTTGGATACGTGTTCCATCGAAGGCAGTTCGTACATCACGTCCAGCAGGATGTTTTCCATGATCGTGCGCAGACCACGCGCACCCGTCTTGCGCTCCTTGGCCTTGACCGAAATCGCGCGCAGCGCCTCCTCGCGGAATTCGAGACTGACGCCCTCCATCTGAAACAGCTTGGCGT encodes the following:
- the lon gene encoding endopeptidase La, producing MAIPLFVGREKSIKALTAAMQDDKRILLVAQRTADTDDPGEKDIYDIGTLATILQLLKLPDGTVKVLVEGVRRARIQAMQSGGEFMTAQLDLVEDDEASSETREVDALMRSTMAQFEQYVKLNKKVPAELLPSLASMDQPGRLADTIAAHLNLKLEDKQKVLEIDAPSARLEHVMGQLEGEIDILQIEKKIRGRVKQQMEKSQREYYLNEQMKAIQKELGDLEDAPNEIEELGKKIEKAGMPKLVKSKATAEFNKLKMMSPMSAEATVVRNYLDWLTQVPWKSRTKARIDLGHAQEILDRDHYGLEKVKERIVEYLAVTSRVRKLKGPILCLVGPPGVGKTSLGRSIAEAVNRKFVRMSLGGVRDEAEIRGHRRTYIGSLPGKIVQSMSKVGVRNPLFLLDEIDKMAMDFRGDPSSALLEVLDPEQNNTFNDHYLEVDYDLSDVMFIATANTLNIPGPLLDRMEVIRIPGYTEDEKINIATKYLVPKQIKNNGLKGGELEITEDAIRSMVQHYTREAGVRNLEREISKVARKVVKEILMDPTIEQLTVNEQNLDRYLGVQKFRFGRADEKNQIGQVTGLAWTEVGGELLTIEAALASGKGKLTQTGSLGNVMQESIQAALTVVRSRAAELGIDAEFHQKKDIHVHVPEGATPKDGPSAGIGMCTAIVSALTGIPVKAEVAMTGEITLRGEVLPIGGLKEKLLAAHRGGIRTVVIPHENVKDLAEIPDNIKNKLNIEAVRWIDEVWPYALERQPEPAAPVEPPPAASKPVDESARAH